The following proteins are co-located in the Rippkaea orientalis PCC 8801 genome:
- a CDS encoding sensor histidine kinase: MDKIEALKQELEQTKLAYQMAAQLSQFKSGFLVKTSHELRSPLSSLMGLHQLILSDLCESPEEQREFIAEAYQAAQKLMNMIDEIMTVSKIEYGKITLQNQVIPLARVFSQLHELTHLQATNRSLTVTIIPLESEVYIKADSQRFLQALVTLVDAGITIAQSGKITISTNLQQGKNYAQINLNFPNSFELWQAEKVSYDLTQVSLESIKAFSHQVDISPGLKFLLCQTLLEKMGGQLTLIDLSSSNDSKPLTQLVLLIPLASDQEVDYLEEDE, encoded by the coding sequence ATGGATAAAATTGAAGCGTTAAAACAAGAATTAGAACAGACTAAACTCGCTTATCAGATGGCGGCACAACTCAGTCAGTTTAAAAGTGGATTTTTAGTCAAAACATCCCATGAATTGCGATCGCCTCTGAGTAGTTTAATGGGGTTACATCAGCTTATTTTATCGGATCTTTGTGAGAGTCCTGAAGAACAACGAGAATTTATTGCTGAAGCTTATCAAGCTGCACAAAAGCTGATGAATATGATAGATGAAATTATGACTGTTTCTAAGATAGAGTATGGTAAAATTACGTTACAAAATCAAGTAATTCCTCTGGCTAGAGTTTTTAGTCAACTTCATGAGTTAACCCATCTTCAAGCGACTAATCGCAGTTTAACCGTAACGATTATTCCCCTTGAATCTGAGGTTTATATTAAGGCAGACTCCCAGCGTTTTCTCCAGGCATTAGTTACTTTAGTTGACGCGGGAATTACCATAGCACAAAGCGGAAAAATTACCATTTCAACTAATTTACAGCAAGGTAAAAATTATGCCCAAATAAACCTTAATTTTCCTAATTCTTTTGAACTTTGGCAAGCTGAAAAAGTATCCTATGATCTGACACAAGTAAGCCTAGAATCTATCAAAGCGTTTAGCCATCAAGTCGATATTTCCCCCGGACTTAAATTTTTACTCTGTCAAACTCTATTAGAGAAAATGGGGGGACAATTAACCCTCATTGATTTATCCTCATCTAACGATTCAAAACCCCTGACACAGCTAGTTCTTCTAATTCCTTTAGCCTCTGATCAAGAAGTTGATTACTTAGAGGAAGATGAGTGA
- a CDS encoding L-threonylcarbamoyladenylate synthase, producing the protein MPKVTQTELIEAAKMGQVVSFPTDTVPALAALPQNAALIFATKKRPPDKPLILMGASIEALWQYIQGTPEELALWQQIAESYWPGSLTLVLPASSLVPAAMNPLDPTTIGVRIPNHPIAQAILAETGCLATTSANRSGQPPLETMTAIAANFPDVRILDDINLNDKDKFGSGQPSTVAKWTGKAWEILRQGSVFLQS; encoded by the coding sequence ATGCCAAAAGTTACTCAAACTGAATTAATTGAAGCAGCAAAAATGGGTCAAGTGGTGAGTTTTCCCACTGATACAGTACCCGCTTTAGCAGCATTACCTCAAAACGCTGCCCTTATTTTTGCTACCAAAAAACGACCCCCCGATAAACCCCTTATTCTGATGGGTGCATCCATTGAAGCGTTATGGCAATATATCCAAGGAACCCCGGAAGAATTAGCCCTTTGGCAACAAATAGCCGAAAGTTACTGGCCAGGATCATTAACCCTTGTTTTACCCGCTTCATCCCTTGTTCCTGCTGCCATGAACCCCCTTGACCCCACTACCATCGGTGTTCGTATTCCGAACCATCCGATTGCCCAAGCTATTCTAGCCGAAACAGGTTGTTTAGCAACTACCAGTGCTAATCGATCAGGACAACCCCCATTAGAGACTATGACAGCGATCGCGGCTAATTTTCCTGATGTCCGTATCCTAGATGATATTAACTTAAATGATAAGGATAAATTCGGTAGTGGACAGCCTTCTACTGTGGCAAAATGGACAGGGAAAGCATGGGAAATCTTGCGTCAAGGAAGTGTCTTTCTACAGTCCTAA
- a CDS encoding Uma2 family endonuclease produces MILEINKKTYSFEEYLTLEEEASYKHEYQDGEIVEMTGGTTNHNKIALNFAAYLKFALKGQNYNLFISDVKLWIPHYRQATYPDVMVIEGEPIYYGDNKTTVTNPSLIVEVLSKSTQNYDQGDKFLYYRSIPEFKEYILINQNRSYVMQYNKTHEGKWLLSEYQGDSLVLSLVSIDFSLSFAEIYEGLIFAEE; encoded by the coding sequence ATGATACTTGAAATCAATAAAAAAACCTATTCTTTTGAAGAATATTTAACCCTTGAAGAAGAGGCTAGTTATAAACATGAATACCAAGATGGAGAAATTGTAGAGATGACGGGAGGAACAACCAACCATAATAAAATTGCGCTTAATTTCGCTGCTTATTTAAAATTTGCTTTAAAGGGACAAAACTATAATCTTTTTATCAGTGATGTTAAGTTATGGATACCCCATTATCGACAAGCAACGTATCCTGATGTCATGGTGATTGAGGGAGAACCGATTTATTATGGGGACAATAAAACAACAGTAACAAATCCTTCTTTAATTGTGGAAGTCTTATCAAAATCCACTCAGAATTATGATCAAGGAGATAAGTTTCTGTATTATCGTTCTATTCCTGAGTTTAAAGAATATATTTTAATCAATCAAAATCGCTCTTATGTCATGCAATATAATAAAACTCATGAAGGAAAATGGTTATTAAGTGAATACCAGGGAGACAGTTTGGTTTTATCGTTAGTTTCTATCGATTTTAGTCTTAGCTTTGCAGAAATTTATGAAGGACTCATTTTTGCAGAAGAATGA
- a CDS encoding GNAT family N-acetyltransferase: protein MDCRHIQFSIDKSRVDFQQLQVLFNEVAFWAKKRTIEDLEIAIANSNPVVTVWDGKRMIGFCRGTSDGIYRGTIWDVVIHPDYQGAGLGRKLVETALSHPIMCRVERIYLMTTYQQNFYERIGFQTNQSTTMVLQNTDQITHLPLSNQLLDQRLKELEELAVSGVLNR from the coding sequence ATGGATTGCCGTCACATTCAATTTTCTATCGATAAATCAAGAGTAGATTTCCAACAACTTCAAGTCCTATTTAATGAAGTAGCATTTTGGGCGAAAAAAAGAACAATTGAAGATTTAGAAATTGCGATCGCAAATAGTAATCCTGTGGTAACAGTCTGGGATGGAAAGCGCATGATTGGCTTTTGTCGCGGGACTTCAGATGGTATTTATCGAGGGACTATTTGGGATGTGGTTATCCATCCAGATTATCAAGGTGCAGGACTCGGCCGCAAGTTAGTTGAAACGGCCTTAAGTCATCCCATAATGTGTCGGGTAGAACGCATTTATTTAATGACAACCTATCAACAAAACTTCTACGAACGCATTGGCTTTCAAACCAATCAATCTACAACAATGGTCTTACAAAATACTGATCAAATCACTCATCTTCCTCTAAGTAATCAACTTCTTGATCAGAGGCTAAAGGAATTAGAAGAACTAGCTGTGTCAGGGGTTTTGAATCGTTAG